The Primulina eburnea isolate SZY01 unplaced genomic scaffold, ASM2296580v1 ctg424_ERROPOS1667910, whole genome shotgun sequence genome contains a region encoding:
- the LOC140821113 gene encoding CBS domain-containing protein CBSCBSPB1-like: MMTSQGGLSSRKSVSLNSSSSQARRKAAAAAAENGGGGDSSSHRKSLSASRSMGLTGERTVKRLRLSKALTVPDTTSIIEACRRMAARRVDALLLTDSNALLCGILTDKDIATRVIAREVNLEETPVSKVMTRNPVFVLSDTLAVEALQKMVQGKFRHLPVVENGEVIALLDIAKCLYDAIARMERASEKGKAIAAAVEGVEKHWGTSVSGTNTFVETLRERMFRPSLSTIISENSKIVTLDPSDTVLVAAKKMLEIRTSSAVVIIENKPRGILTSKDMLMRVIAQDLPPESTLVEKVMTPNPECATVDTPIVDALHTMHDGKFLHLPVVDRDGVVAAVVDVLHITHAAVATVGNTAGVNNEANNLMQRFWDSAMALTPDDEDETRSENSLKMPSDGGETGRSLPYPSSTAPSNFAFKIQDKKGRMHRFICDTQNMAELITAILQRIGDEIDRNNLPHILYEDEDNDKVILASDGDLQAAVDHARSAGWKGLKLHLDYSGTPVRRKGSYSGGLEYAQADAWASAYSTVAAGAAIVAGLGILAFLKRAGN, encoded by the exons ATGATGACAAGTCAAGGAGGATTATCTTCGCGGAAAAGCGTGTCGTTGAACAGCTCATCGTCTCAGGCCAGGAGGAAGGCCGCCGCGGCTGCGGCGGAGAACGGTGGCGGAGGAGATTCGTCGTCTCACCGCAAGTCTCTGTCGGCTTCCCGTTCCAT GGGACTGACAGGAGAACGAACAGTGAAGCGATTACGGTTGTCAAAAGCCTTAACAGTACCTGATACTACTAGTATCATTGAAGCTTGTCGTAGAATGGCTGCACGTAGAGTTGATGCTTTGTTGCTGACTGATTCAAATGCTTTGCTGTGTGGAATCCTGACAGATAAG GATATAGCTACAAGAGTAATTGCACGAGAGGTTAATCTTGAGGAAACACCCGTTTCCAAGGTTATGACAAGGAACCCTGTGTTTGTGCTTTCTGACACTCTTGCAGTCGAGGCCCTTCAAAAGATGGTTCAAG GAAAGTTTAGACATTTGCCAGTTGTTGAAAATGGAGAGGTGATTGCTTTACTCGATATCGCAAAATGTCTGTATGATGCTATAGCTCGTATGGAAAGGGCATCTGAGAAGGGAAAGGCCATCGCGGCTGCAGTTGAAGGCGTCGAAAAACACTGGGGAACATCAGTATCTG GCACCAACACATTTGTTGAGACACTTCGGGAGCGAATGTTCAGACCCTCCTTGTCCACTATAATCTCTGAGAATTCAAA GATTGTCACACTTGATCCAAGCGACACCGTGCTAGTTGCAGCGAAGAAGATGCTTGAAATTCGAACTAGCTCTGCTGTTGTAATCATAGAAAACAAACCACGAGGAATACTAAC TTCAAAAGATATGTTGATGAGAGTCATAGCTCAAGATCTTCCTCCAGAATCTACTCTGGTGGAGAAG GTGATGACCCCAAATCCAGAATGTGCTACAGTTGATACCCCTATTGTTGATGCACTTCATACCATGCATGATGGAAAATTTTTACACCTTCCAGTTGTTGATCGAG ATGGAGTAGTTGCAGCTGTTGTTGATGTGCTTCATATAACTCATGCTGCTGTCGCCACA GTTGGTAATACTGCTGGAGTCAATAATGAGGCAAATAATTTGATGCAAAGGTTCTGGGATTCTGCAATGGCTTTAACTCCAGATGACGAAGATGAGACCCGAAG TGAAAATTCATTGAAGATGCCTTCTGATGGAGGAGAGACTGGCCGATCCCTTCCCTATCCTTCTTCCACTGCACCGAGTAATTTTGCTTTCAAAATTCAAGACAAAAAAGGAAGAATGCATAGGTTTATATGTG ATACGCAGAATATGGCTGAACTCATAACAGCCATCCTTCAGAGAATAGGAGACGAGATTGACCGTAACAACCTCCCACATATTCTG TACGaagatgaagacaatgacaagGTCATACTTGCATCAGACGGTGATCTTCAAGCAGCTGTAGACCATGCAAGATCAGCCGGTTGGAAG GGATTGAAATTGCATCTAGACTATTCAGGAACTCCTGTTCGTCGAAAGGGATCCTACTCCGGAGGCCTGGAATATGCCCAAGCAGATGCTTGGGCTTCTGCATACAGCACTGTTGCAGCTGGGGCTGCAATAGTCGCTGGTTTAGGTATACTAGCATTCTTGAAACGAGCTGGAAATTGA